Within the Camelus dromedarius isolate mCamDro1 chromosome 9, mCamDro1.pat, whole genome shotgun sequence genome, the region GGGCAGTTCCATTCAAGCCAGATGGATGGTGTTTGTAGGAGTTGTGCAGGGCAGTCCTCCTTGAGGTGGAGGCTGCTTTCAAGAGAGGTCCAGTCCACTGGCTCAACCTCCCCCTGGTGGACCCTGTGTTGTACACTAGCAAATGGGACTTGAACACAATTCACACAGTTTCAGTCTTCATGGGACACAATGGAGACTATATCCTCACAAGAGTGTCCTCTCAGCACCCTGTAACTTCTTACTCCATGCTTTATTGTGAATGTTCTTCAACTTCCCCACATCTCTTTCCAGATGAATATACTGTGATAGAGGAAAGGAATGGGAATTCATTTCCCTTTGGGGATATCTCTTGGAACAGGCATATTTATTAGCCTCATTACTTGCATTTCCAAAGAGCCAAGAGTCAGTTGCCTTTGCATTACCTACTGCTAGCCTTCACTTTGACTTGGAAAAGCAAAACTCATACCCAGTAATTCTGTTCCCAGCACAGAGGGTTAGGTGCCTGGCTAACCTGTTAAACGTGGCATGGCTGGTGAAACGGGCTCCACACACAGCACAGTTAGACCGCTGGTCCTCCGAGTGGATTAAGAGGTGGCGACCCAGTGACCCTGGGGAGCTAAGGGCCCGGCCACAAACAGGACACATGTAGCTCTTGGCGCTCACCACTGCAGCAGTGTGCTGTAAAAGAGAGCCTTGGTCTGTGAACTCATGTCATCTCCAGGACAATCTACACCCACTCAGCAACTACTTTCTGAGAAATGTCCCCTTTCCTTAGTCTCAGAAGAAGGGACTTGCAACTATTCTCTCTATTCAGCACCTGGAAAAGTAAGAGTCTCTTGTGTTAAAGGGCCTTCAGAAGGGCTAGGCTGTCCAGACCACTGCTCAGATTTCATTAGTTAGAGTTATGACTACATTCTGGGACATGTGACTGGCTTGACAAACAATGGGACTCCAGAGCCCTCTTCAGAGCCTGAGAAGAAATCATGCTCAGGATAATTTCTCATGGTCTGCTTGCATCACACTGCGTAGGTACAAGTGAGTTTTAAGGGAGTGTCGAAGGCCAAATCTAGAAGCTGGCTGGGAAGACTAGTATCCGGAAGGTATTTAAGTGTACTGCCTTtccttcaatgttttaaaatcagtctCCTAAAGAAATGCTTCTCCTCATGAACCAATTTTCTTTATGGTAAAACCAGGCTGCTATATATGTTGATGCCAGTTCCAAGACAGATAGACCACAAGGCTCTGTGACTGgatcagacaaaaaaagaaaacacgagTTTGTTTTGTTCTGACCCCCTGGTTTACACTAACCTTCTCTAGTATTTCAGGAGCATTTATGTTaactcattttttcttctttaaaacaaaaccctCATTATTAAACATATGCTAGTTtctattttcctatttaaaatatgcattaaataatttagaaaaaaaaatgatacttaaTTTTCACAGTGTGTCTGCCTGGGAACCCAAAACATATTCACCCAACATATCCCACTTATTCTCTAACATGTTCTGAAGAGTGGAGTGGAGCCTTAGTTGAAACAACAACTCAAGGTTCTCTTAGGAGGTGGAGGCAAAGACTAACCAAGTTGCTGGTGCCTGTGTTCCACAGCGCAGCTCCCCACGCCATACCTGGTACACATGAGCAATCAGCTGCTCCCGACTCCCACAGTCAAGCTGGCAGAGGGGACACTGGCAGAGTCCAAGCAAGGGGTCAGAATTCAAATTCTCCGTGACCTGCAATTTAACAAGTATGCAATTCATTAAGACTGTTTACCAGTCTCTCCTGCCCCAGCTTCTTTTAAAAGGGTATCCTGTTAAAAGGAAAACCACCTCTTATCACATGTTATTCTTAAGTTCCCATTGTGGACTGAGGGAAAAATAGGGGAGAGGGAATTAAATTTGCTCCCATCTTCATTTTCTCCAAGGCTTCCTTCTATGAGGAGGAAGTATCTAGAGAgagtgtattgattttttttcccctaaggtaAACTCTGTAGAGAGAAGACTGGCTTCCCTCCCACCATGTCTCTTGCCGGAATCCTCAGGAAACAACTTAGTGAAAAGATGGCACCTCAGGTAACACTCTGACTTAAATTTGCAAGCATATTCAAGAGTACACCACAAGAAGTCAGCTAATAGTTCTGCAAAGGTGGATTCTCTGCTGGAAAGAAGTGGGGAGCTTTAGGAAGGAGAGCTGCGTGTGGGTGTAGTGatgtgggcagagaaggaaagctgGGTGTGACAAGAATTGTGTATGTGAGGTTTGGGTAACTGGTTGTGAAGAAAGAGAAAGCGTCACATGAAGGCCCAGGAGCCCCTCAGAGGCAAGAGTGTCACGTGCGGACAACCACATCAGAGCAGAGCAGAAGGGTAAAGGGGTTCCCAGACTCAGGAGCCATTTGTCACTTGCCTCAGGCTCTACCACTCTGTTCCCACCAACAGGCTGTTCTgcattttctaactctttttcCACTTTGACCACCCCTCCATCTTCCTCGGATGTGTGGGAAGAGACTTCATCTTGTGTGGTCTCCTCTTCATCACCCTCACTGTCACCTGGAACACACAAACTGGTCACTTGTTCTGATTTTTGCATGAATTCTGACAAAACCCAGTACACTAGGGTTTGCAGCTATAATGGAAAACGTTTTCAGATCTTCTGTAATATAGTTTGTACCAGTACTTATTTGGGTACAAATCATGCTAAGTAGAAGCAAGCCACAACTGTTGTTTGTAATGCCATATACACACTAAAGAGAAAATCTGAGGCAAAACTGCATTGGAAAATGGTTATTAGGCCCTAtatattatcataaaaataataacgTCTTACACATGGTTCCCAAATATCTCACACTTCAAATCACACCTCCCACGTACCTCATACCACACTCGTTCCCACAACACACCACTCCTGACTTACCAACGCTTCTCACTGACTTTATTACTTACTTTTCTCCATAACCTCCCTGCACAATTTCTCCATGTTGTCACATACACTATTCTATTCTGAGacccactaatctgttctctccCAACAAACCCCTAGGCACACTTACAGAAACAccaggtttttcttttcctcttattgATAAAGGAGGCAGTAGGAAATTAGGTAAAAATATCACTTTATAGGGAAAAAGCTGTTCAGTGCAGTGGAAAAGTTAGTACAGCAACCAACCTTGGGCATTTTGTAATGGTATTTGACTCAGTGTGTTCTTACTCTGCTAGTAACTCAGCATTCTAGGCTAAATAAGTCCATTGTTTCTGTTGGTTCTTTGGATTATCTGATGGATAACTGAATGCATTAAGGGGGAAGGAACAGGCCATTCTTTACTTTAAGATGAAATATAATTTCTTGTGACTAAAGTAAGAATTCAGTTTGTTTTAGTTTAGGGGGTAGGATGTAGCTGTGAGGAGGTCTGCCTGTGGCTGAGGGGTCTGCAAGGTTTGTGtgagctgatttttttccccttattacttataaaataggaaacaaatgattaaaaaaacacaataataTAGGGAGTtctttctgaaaggaaaaaaaaagtgttagtaATTGGAAGATCACAAGAGGAAGCCAAGCCTAGGGAAGCTGTCAGACTCCAGTCCCATCCCAGCACCACCTAGATCCAGGACTCCTGGGCCTGAGTGTcagcaagagaaataaatacaggATAGAGTTTTACCAGCTCTCTGCATCAGCAGTGAGGCCTAGCTTCCCTAGCTAATAGTACTACTTATCTTCTCTCTACTTACCCTTGAATAATTTCTATATCTACCATGAACTGGACAAAACTGGTTACATTCCCTTTCTTCATAAGAAAATCTAACCAAATCATCTGCTGGTAGTTACACGTGTCTCTGTTAGATACTCCAGTTGGTTGGTGGACTGGATTTGGGCCCTGGAAAGATCTATAGTATGTACACCTTATTCCCCTGTCCAAAGCTTTAGTTTGAATGTATCTCAGTAATAAAGGATTGGCACAGATTAAATCATACCATATTTTCTCACCAGCTTATCTGGAACACTTGTAGTCTAAGACAATACTGTTATCAAATACTTTTTGTAATTTATCAAAAATCCAAATATATCTCACtatgagaaagattaaaaaaaataagaatgccATCTAGAGGGATGATGCAACTTCTCCAAGATGGAAACCTATTCAACTTTTATAGATTTTGCCATTCCTACCTATTACTCAAATTGGTAGCTCCCACAGGTTGTCTAGAAGTATTTGGGTTCACTGTTTTGTACCTGAGCAATTACTtgctaaatttttattatttttggttgcTAAAGTATTAGTTTGAGTAGAAAATGTAGTTTCTAGAAGGGTGCAGaactctctccctcttctttttcaaCCCCAAACATGGAGAAAAATCAGGAAGGTCAATCTGAATTGACACTAATAATAACCAATATCAGATGGATGAAATTAGTAAGTGTGTGGAAATCATCCTAGGAAATAACACATCTCGAAGTGTATTTGCTCAGGCAAGTCATGGAACAGATCCATGAGCCTCACTATTTTTTCTATCTCTCAACCAAGGTATCTATTTAGGACTTGGTGTGGGAAGACCTTGACGTTAACATTTTATATGCTGCATAATCTCACTAGTAAGCAAATCCTCTTGTATAACAATAAAACTGGGCCCTCAAGCAGAACTTTCATTAATACCActcttatattttattaattatgaaTAAATAGATACTAGGagacagggatttttttttccctttccctttgacCTAACCCACGGGCTGCTTGAGCACTAGTTATTCCTATGCCCCATCTATCACAGTCATCACAAACATAACCATGTATGGCAGTGTGCCAAGTACTACAGTccatgggttaaaaaaaaaaacataatgccAAATCTGTTCTCTCTCTGGACAGGAATATGTGCATACACCTTAGAACACCTTGGGAACACTGAGGATCCACAAATCTCCTTCTTCATGTCTTCCTCCCAACCCCCATGCACAATCCCCAGAGCACACACACTCTGATAATTCTTCTCCCATTGCCCTGAGTCATTACCAGAAGGTGCAGAACTCACTGCTACTGGAGTCCTGATCTCTTAGTTGTTGGATAGCTTGTCGCTGACTGCCCAGGTCTCCAGGAAAATCAGTTTTCATCATCGCCTGGCGGGCTTGCTCTTCTAGCCCAGCAAATACTTGATCCCCTGGTGGTCACAAGGAAAAATAGTCAGGCCACCAGCTGGGCAGCTCATCCCCAGGCAAGTTGGTTGGAAAGTCAGACCATTCAAAGGTAGGAGACAGTTAGGTATTCTGTGGTGCGGTCATTCACCTCCAAGTCAGCTTGTTGCCTCCAGCGGTTTCTGGGCACAGCTACTTTTCTTGGACAGTAAGCCAGATGCTCTAGAAAGCATCATTTGCTTTCCTTAAATCCTCCTAATCTTTCCTTTCAAAAGGTGATCAACTGCTACTTAACAAATTTAACTTCAAAATCTAAATTCCATTTATAGCCTTCCATCAGCATCAGGGAGATAGAAGCAAGAAGAGGCAAAGTGATGGAATGAAGACAGGGCAACAAATCTGGGCACAATCTCTGAATCTCAGTGTACTAGCAATACTGCATAAACTCTGTCTACCTCTGACTACAAACAGGTGCTTCAAATAATCCATCTAAAAACAGAATCTCTAATCCCATCCTTCATCCATTCTCCTTCCAGGACATACTCTGGAAGTTATTCCTTGACTCTCTttctcacacctatcagaatgagCCACAAGCAAATCAAAAATTGGTTGatagtttaaaaggaaaacagataaTATGTGAACTCATTTCTGTTGAGGAACAAACTTCCTGAAACACGCCAACCAATCTGcaacaaataatatttcatcTAGTCTTCTTGGTCTACTGtggtcctttcttttcttttcttttcttttttggatggaGTATCCAAAAGCCCTGGACCCATCCTTAATTATGCATTTACTCTGAGGAACTCTGCCTGGCATCTGTGTGGTTATTGAAGGGTTAACATTTAagtgttcttttatttccaaGAGGCCAGGCataaggagaaaagagaattgaGTTTCTCAAGGTTTCCATTATCTCAGAGTGGAAACTACAGTCCCCATTCTCCAGCCACCAAGAGAGAGAATAATAAAATGCCCCAGTGAAATGCCTAACAATAGACCAGGCGCTTTCTTactggagagagaaaggaaggtcaACAGGCTCAGGTTCCAAGGCTGATACCATGATGGAGGAGGAATGAACCTGTCAGTTGACCTGTACAAGTCCTTGGGCAATGAAGGACTTGACATTAAGTAGGCTTCATGCAATTCATTTAGGTGtttgttcagcaaatattcactgaacATCTACTATATGCTAAGTGCTGAACACTAATAATAGTGATTATTTGGCACTTCCTAGTTCCAGGCTCTATGTTAAGTGCTTTACAGTTGCTACCTCACCTTAATTCTCTGCAGAATTGTGTGGTGGGTATTACTATCAATATTTTTACTTAAGAGAAAACTAAGGTCAGTGGTGGAACTAAGTGTTCAATCCCAGTATGCCCAACTCtaataatcaaatttttaaattgcttttctagCAGAGATGTAAACATAAGGTTAAGCAGTTCATTAGAGCAGTTTTACCAAAAACAGATGCTTGTATCTGTGTGAAAAGAACATCTCTAATCCTATCGTGTTACCTTCCTACCATGAGAATCTGATACATACAACTCAAATATCAAAGTAATGTTCTCAGGGCCAGTACTGACAAAAGAAACCATCGTTTTTATGGTTCTGATTGCATGTGATGCGTTGCCATGCCTGGGTCAGAGTAATTAATATTATGGCTACTCTGACTGATAACGTGAGTGGGAGCAGAGGTGGTTAGAGCCCTCACGTAAAGGAAAAATAAGCTGCTTTAAGCCCATTTCCATAATATTCAAGATGACACACTGGATATAAATTACTGCTAGGGAGAGCAAAAATTGAATTCTGTGTTAAAgcacctcctcttccctctttgcagaagtaaaatatttaatttctccatGTTGCCTCCACTGTAACCACAAGACCATGGTCAACTGGAACAGTTACTGAATTCTTCTCAGTAAATGCATATTTTTGGACCTGGTGGCAGGGGGCAGATATGACACTAATGAACAAGTTATGTACCAGCATATAATTACCAAGGGGCAGACAATTCTCATCAGTGACATCTCTAAAAAAACCTATTGAGAAACCAGCTAGGTTTATAATATACTAAGAATCTAcactttccccccttttcttaATGGGGAATCACCACTGGATTAGAAGGACATCTAAAAGGATATGTACCTTTCAACATCAGATGGTAATTCAGTCTAGTCTCCATCAACTTGAGTTCAAAGCTTATTTCTGTCTATTGAAGTTGTCTAAATACTTAGGCCTTCACAGAACAGAGAAGAGTCTGTTCAATATAACTGTGCTATCTAGGACTTTTGGGGGCAGTCTCACCTACAATAGTTAGGATGTATTAATTCTGTCATTCCTTTTCGgtaatttggaaagaaaagctATGCTCTTATATTTTACTCTACTCCTGACTTGGGAAAAAGGCAACGGTAAATTTTGTTCCTCAAGGCTATTCCTATTTTTAAGTATCATcataaagcaaaatatataaaaaccatAAAGAAGTGATTCTGATAGACCTTATAGAAAAAGCTGTGTGAATGATCTTCTAATAGTCACTATTTACCTAATCCCTAAATCTGACTGTCCAGAATTATCCTTTCATAAGAAGGTAGTGATACTTGCTAAAAGCATATCATATTAACTTACATATAATGTGATCCAAAGATACTAGTGATTAAGAAGTGTTATATAATTGCCTGCTTTTATAACATGGAATTATTGTTTCCTTCTATCTTGAGACTGCTGgagttaggttaaaaaaaatcctccagtTGCTAGTTATTAATGTAGGGCAACCATTTTATTTAACATGGGTATTTATTTGTCTGTTAATAGTTGAGAAAGAGTCATCTAAGCTCCACAGTAAAAAACAAGGTGCTACCTCTCCTTTTTGTGGTATGAGATCCAGATACTATTGGTCTGATTTGGCTAATGTTTTTTAGACCAGATAAGAAAAAGGCCATGTAAGCAAGTCTGTAGAATAGATGAGAAGCCTGAGATGAAAGTTATTGAAAAGGCAAAGATTTTACAATTCCCTTTCTTGAGTCCTTGGTGCAGTTAAATAAATGCAATGTCTCGCTGACTAAAATTAATTAAAGCAGCTGAGACATACTCTAAGTGAGCAGATGTCAATTTCAGAAACAAAGGAGCTAGTATTGGGAGGAAGGTGCTTAGGATTCCATTTCGAGCTGACAGTCTGTAACCCGAGGTGCTATCACGTGTTGGGCACAGAACCATTTACCTCATCAGGATGCTGACAGAATGAATGCAGACAAAACAAGTTGCACTTTTTAGAAGAGGAGTGACTTTAAAGGCTTGTTTTCCTAAGTCTCTGTAAAAGCTGAAAAGCTTTTAATTAAAGTTGAAAGTTTTTAGGCTTGTATATACTCTACAATCTGAAAACAAAAGTCTCTTAAGAAAAAGTTCTCTTTTACCTAGTGGTTTGTTTGGTACAAACACACCAAATGAAAGTGTGCAAAGGACTGTATTTTCAACCTCTCTAGAAACAGTTTATAGAAATTTGTACTCAGAAGAAAGTGAGATGAGGAAGGACGAAGGGAAGAGGTCTAACAGATTTCAACCCATCAGCAGTTCCTCTGTGACTAACAATTTTAGACTTTAATTCCGAAAGCTCTGCATTAAATCTACTAATACCAGAGTCTTGTCTGGATGTTTCTGGGGGAAAAGGAGAGATTGTGGTGGTAATTTAGACACAGAGACAGTCCTGAGGAAAGCCCAGGACATGCCAGAGCAGCCTGCACACTGGCTTCTGAAGTGGATCTGACAGATGCTGCCAGACTACAGCAATGGGATTCTTAATATATTCTTCTAGGCAGGCTCTGAGCTTCATGCCACATAATCCTCTTTTTCCCAGAAGGCAGATCTAATGGAGCTCAGCCATTACTCTGCTCAAATGCTGATTGGCTT harbors:
- the ZNF821 gene encoding zinc finger protein 821 isoform X3 translates to MSRRKQTNPNKVHWDQVFAGLEEQARQAMMKTDFPGDLGSQRQAIQQLRDQDSSSSDSEGDEEETTQDEVSSHTSEEDGGVVKVEKELENAEQPVGGNRVVEPEVTENLNSDPLLGLCQCPLCQLDCGSREQLIAHVYQ